GTTACTTCTGGTGACCGGTTGCAGGAGAATGGGACAGCAATCTCCCGTCGTCAAGAATAGTCTAAATTACGGACCACAATGACGAAACCTTTTCATGGAATTGTCATCACCCCCCTTTTCTAAGGCCGGCGAAACGCCTATATGAGCCTTGCCGGGGCAACCCGGCTATGGCGATAAACGGTCGGTGTAATAAACCTATTGGACCCGGGGGCGGTACCCGGCGCCTCCACCAAAAACCGGCGGGATCTCAAGATGAGGCCGGCTTTTGATGGGGGCGAAATAGGATCGACAAGGGCGTAAAGATCGAACTTTTGCTCGGCATGATACCGCCGTTATCGGGTCACAAGTGTAGTTGCAAATGACAACAACGCTAAGGAATACGCTCTCGCTGCCTAATGGCGGTGCGGGAATTCCGCTCTAAGTCCTTACGGTTAGCCCCGTAAGGCGGGGTTCGGAGGTACCTGGCAACAGAAACCTCCACCTTCTCCATTTTGCCTGAATTGATTATATGATAGCTGACTTGCAAACGGCATCGGCTTTTCCGTTGCTGCCGTTCGGGACATTGCGTATACTTGGACAACGCGTAGCCGTCAGGATCGAAAATGATCCCGGCTCAAGGATTGCGCGAAGATTCAAAGTGTTACAGCGTCCCGGGCGCGCAAGCCGCGCCACGCATGAAAAGACGTTCGAATAAGGGAAAGACAGGACCGCATGGGGCAGGATCATATCCGTTACGACATTCTCGCACAGGATGCCCTTCGCGGCGTTATTCGTAAGGTTTTGGGTGAAGTGGCCGCTACCGGCCGCCTGCCCGGCGACCATCACTTCTTCATCACCTTCCTGACCGGCGCGCCGGGCGTGCGGATTTCCCAGCACCTCAAGTCGAAATACGCCGAACAGATGACCATCGTCATCCAGCACCAGTTCTGGGATATGAAGGTGACGGAAACCGGATTCGAAATCGGCCTCTCCTTCTCCGATACGCCGGAAAAGCTTGTTATTCCCTACAATGCCATCAGAGGCTTCTACGATCCTTCCGTCAATTTCGAGCTTGAGTTCGATGTGCCTCTGGCCGAAGAGGAAGAAATGGAAGAAGCGGAAATCACCGCTTACCCCGTTTCCCACGAGGCGAAGCCCGCTTCCGAAACACCCAAATCGGGTGAGGAAAAGAAGGAAGGCTCCGTCGTTTCGCTGGATGCTTTCCGCAAGAAGCAATAACGGCTTCTGCCCCAAGCCTTTTGAAACCCAGCCTCGTGAAACTCAAGGAGACATATCCCCATGGCGGCCGATATCGTCAATCTGCGTCAGTTTCGCAAACAAAAGGCGCGTAGCGAAAAAGAAAAACAGGCGGAGCAGAACCGCCTGTCTCACGGCCGTACCAAGACGGAAAAGAACCTCACCTCGGCCCTGAACGACAAAGCCGAAAAGGCGCTCGATCAGGGGCGGCTCGAAAGAGGCGATGACGGGGCCGGAAAAGACTGACGGACCAACCCACCGCAGCGGATTTCGGGATTCGAAAAAAGAATCGCAAAACAGGGACTTGCCGGGGAGACATGATCGAGATTTCCAACCGGACCCGCCGGAGACCGATCTGATGATCCGCAAACACTCCGCGACCTTGCATGGCCACCGCACCAGCATCTCGCTTGAGGATGCCTTCTGGGACGAGCTGAAAATCATCGCCGAAAGACGCAAGGTCAGTTTCGCCGCCCTGCTTGCCGAAATAGACGATAGCCGCCCGGCCGACAGCAATCTGTCGTCATCGCTGCGGGTCTACGTACTGAACTGGCTGAAGACCCGCTGATTCAGGCAGGCGCGGCCGTCATGTGACATCGATCGCAGACCGCGATACGGTGCGCCCTCATCCGACTACAAAAATTCCCGCCGAAAACTCATAACGCCGTGAAAGCATTCATTAAACATTGGCGGCCTAGTCTGCGCTGCAAGGCATTCCCGTATTGCGTAGCCTTGCCTCCGACTAGTGTTCTCAGACTGTCCATTCCCCGCCTCTCCCCCGAGGCGACAGACGGCTTCTGCCGTCTCCGGAAACGAGGATTGCCATCTATCCGTAGGCAAAGCCACTGCTATCAGGTTTAAATTTTGAGTGAGGCCTGAAGCCCGTTGGGAAGGATAACCATCCCCTGGGCGTCATCCTCGGCCCTGTGCCGAGGATCTAATCACGTCGAATAAAATTAATCGGCTGCAGATAACAGGGGCAAGCCCGAGGATGACGTTGGAGAGTTTGGCGCGATCTTCACGAAATTGAAGAACGACCGGCTTTCCTGTCCCTGAGCTTACGGCGTGGCGGGCGCATTTTCCGGCGCCAGCTGCCGGATGGCGTCTTCCGTCGGCGGCACCACCAGAGCCGGTGCAGACTTCCGCTCGGGCGCCGGCTGTTGTTGCTGTTGTTGCTGCAACCGCTCCTGCTGTTCCTTTTCCTGGCGCAGGCGCTCTTCGGCCGCGGCTTTCAAACGTGCCTCTTCTTCGGCCTTGGCCTTGGCTTCCGCCTCAGCCCGTTCCTTCTCGGCCTGCCGTTCTGCCGCCTGGGAGCGGTAGAGCGCCACTTCGCGGCGCAGGCGCTGCTTTTCAAGAACGCTGGCCTGCATCGCCTCCACCCGCCGCCGCTCCTTTTCGAAAGCCCGAAGAGACAGGTAATTGCTGAGCGCGGAGACATCTGTCGTCAAGGCAGGCGCGGCAAGCGGGCCGTTATAGTTGAGACGCACGGAAGGTTCAGCACCCGCGACCGTTTCGGTGCCGGGATTGAACAGGAGATTGAGGTCGCCATTTACGGTCGAAGCGGCAATGTCGACAGTCGCATCGGCGGTCAGGGTCACCGGATCGATGCCCGCTCGCAAATTCTTGAAATGAAGCGCACCACCATTCAGCGAAAATGGCAGTGCCACATCACCGAGCGCAATTTCACCCTGCCACAGGCTCTGATCCACCAGCGGCCGCACCTTTGGCGCATCGATCGGCTGCTGCAAACCATCGGCCGCTTGCAGGATCGGTGGCAGGGCACCGGGATTAAGTCCCTTCAGCACAAGCCCGCTCGCCCGGACTTCACCCGAACCACCAGCCGATTTCAGCATTTCGCCGACACTTTTGCCGGTCGATTCGGCCGTGAGATCAATCGCGACCCGGCCTGTCGCCACAGGCCCGTTGGCATTGGCCCATAGGATCGGTTCCGGATTGGCGTCGGTCACCGCGATCTTGCTGCGGAAAATGCCCGCACCCTCGCCCGTGGACATGGCAAGCCGTCCGGCGAGCTTGCCGCCCATGAAGGTGCCGGCAACATCGTCAAGCGAGAGACTGCCCGCATCATGCGTGAGCTTGGCCGAAACGCCCGTGACCGTGCCGAAGGGGCCAGCCTCGAAGCTTTCCGCTTTCAGGGCAAGCGACGCCTTGAGCTGCGGGAATGCAGGCATGGCAAGAGGCTTTGCATTCAGCGCGCCGGTTTCCGGGTCGATCACCGGCCCGTAGATCACGTCTCCCAGCCAGGCGAGATCGGCCGTTCTGACCGAAAGTTCGCCCGTGACGGGATGAGGCGCGGCACGCTGGACCGTGACATTACCCGAGAAGGGATTGCCACCCGCCTGCCCGCCGATCGAGGAAAAGGCGATCTTCTGCCCATCCACTGCTACCTTGGCATTGGCCTTCACCGCCATGCCGCCACCGAGCTGCGGCAGGCCGACAGCGTTCATGATCAGATAGGGTTCGATGTCGGCGCTTTCGAGCGCCACATCCGCGCTGCCCTCACCGAAGTTGGCGGCCGCAACGGCAAAGGAACCATTCATCGAAAAATGCGTGCGTTCCGTCGAAAAACGCAGCTCGGTCTGGGCGGGTGAGCCGAGCGTGCCATTGAGCTTGACGGAAAGGAGCCCCTCCCCGTCCGCATCGAAGGGCAGCGGATCAAGCCCCGCCTGCCCGAACAGGATCGCCGTCGACTGGTTTTTCAGCACCGCTTCCAGCGACATGGCCGTATCGTCCGTGATCGACAGGAAATCCGGCATCTTGGCGACAGCCGACAGACGGCTGCCATTAACGGTTCCGGAAACGGCGACATTGGCGCCGCCATTGTCACTGTTGACGGAGACGTCCATGGCAAGATCGGAATTGGCGTACCACGGCGCGCTCGCCGCCAGGCGGCTGAGGAAGGGATGGTCCGGCAGCTTCTGCTGCAGCATGGTGAAGAACGGCTGCATATCGGCTGCATGCAGGTTCACCGTGCCTTTGCCGGCATATTTCAGCAACGACCCCTGCAACTGTCCCTTTGCCTTCACCTCCGCGCCGGCAATATCGCCGGCCGTCATGTTTTCAAGCGAGAGAACCCCGCCCGCCATGGTGAAGGCAGTCTCGACATGATTGGCCGTCACCCCGGCCATGTTGAACCGGTCGGCCTTGAATTTTGCGGTGATGCGATGGTCGAGAACCGAGCTTCCGACCTGATCGCCAAGCGCGAGACTGCCAAGCGCCCGCAGGGCATCAAGATCGATTTCATTGCCGGCGAGATCGATGGAAAGATTGGAGGTCTTGCCGTCCGAGCGCCGCTCCAGCTCACCTTTCAGTGAGGCATCGCCAATCGCCAGTTCCAGATTATTGAAACGCTGGTTGAGCGTCGTCAGCGAGACATCGGCGGAAAAACCGGCGGCATTGAGTTGCCGGATCGCCGGATCGACCGAGCCGGAAAGCCAGTTCGCCAGCCCAGAGGGCTGGTTGGAGGCGAGCAGCAGATTGCCGTTAAAGGCGGGGCCGCCGAGCAGCGTCAGCGATCCCTTGGCTTCGAGCTGTGTCCGGCCCGGCAGCGTCGCCACGGCATTCACCACCTGCCAGCCGCTGCCATCCGGGCGCACATCCAGCCTGATGTCGCGGATCGTCGTATCGTCGGAAACGAGCGCGGGAAGGCTAATGCTCGCCTTGCCCGGCACCGGCGGCACCGGAATGCGGGCCACCATGGCGGCAAAGGCTTCGACGCGCTGCCGCACCGAGACGGTTGGCTGGCGTGAAGTCTTGCCCGTCTGCACCACGGGGGGGGCAAAGCGGGCGACATCGATCTGCTGGCCATCTGCGGTGAGCAGGAATTCCGGCTTGGCGCCGGTATCCAGCGTCGCTTCACCGGTCACGATATAGGGGTTTTCACTAGCGCCAAGCTCCATGCGGTAGCTCGGGATACGAACGCTTTCATTGGTCAGTTCGAAACTGCCGCGCGTGCGCGGCGAGGAAAAGAGGGATTGCCCCGCCTGCTGCTTCTGCTTTTCATCTTCCCGGAAACTGAAGGAGAAGGAGCCGCTATAGGCGGGTTTCCCCGCCGTCGCCGCAATCGCGCCGTCAAGATCAACTTCGACAGGATGTTCATCGGGCACGAGACGGAGCCTCAGCCCCATGCGGCCATTGGCGTAGTCCGGCTCGCTGCTCGAAAGCGAGAAGGAGCCAGGATGACCATCGACAGCGGCGCGTCCTTCGGCTTTCCAGGGTCCGGCCAGCGAATTGGCGGACATGTCGGCATTGAGGCCGGTCACGACACGGTTACGGCCGGACTGCTCGTCGATGAATTCGATCTGCCCGCCTTCAATCTGCACGCTTTCCAGAACCACGGTGCGGGCGGGAATTTCCGCCCGGCTGCCGCGCATCCAGTCCAGCGTGCCGTCCTTCAACAGCCGGATCTTCGCCTTGGGTTCCTCGATGCGCATGTCGAAGATGCGCGCCTCGCCCGAAAGGAAAGGCGCCAACTCGGCATCCATGGAAAACCGCGCGACCTGGATGAGCGGTGATCCGTCCGCATCGGTTCCGGCGCGCACATCATGCAGAGTTACCGAAGGGAAAGGCAGCAGCCGGGCTTCGACGCGGCCGTGCACCACCACCTTCTTGCCGAGAATGCGGCTTGCCTGATCCTCAAAGTCGCGGCGGAAATCCGTCCAGTCGACGAAATAGGGAATGAGCAGCGCTGAAAACAGCACCAAGGCCAGCAGTCCGCCCAGAAAAACCAGAATACGCCCGAGCACTGACCTGCATCTCCCTTCGCGAACGCTGCAAACCTATTCTTTTCTGCCTTAACGGCAAGCAGCCTTTTGTACCAATCAAATATGAGAACGATCAGACAAGCCGAAACAATTTGCCCGGATTGAAGATGTTATCGGGGTCGAGCGACGTTTTGATGGCGCGCATGAGATCCAGTGCATTTCCTGCCTCTTCGGCAAGAAAACTCATCTTGCCCTGGCCAATGCCATGTTCGC
This window of the Agrobacterium fabrum str. C58 genome carries:
- a CDS encoding SspB family protein, which codes for MGQDHIRYDILAQDALRGVIRKVLGEVAATGRLPGDHHFFITFLTGAPGVRISQHLKSKYAEQMTIVIQHQFWDMKVTETGFEIGLSFSDTPEKLVIPYNAIRGFYDPSVNFELEFDVPLAEEEEMEEAEITAYPVSHEAKPASETPKSGEEKKEGSVVSLDAFRKKQ
- a CDS encoding DUF4169 family protein, with the protein product MAADIVNLRQFRKQKARSEKEKQAEQNRLSHGRTKTEKNLTSALNDKAEKALDQGRLERGDDGAGKD
- a CDS encoding ribbon-helix-helix domain-containing protein, producing the protein MIRKHSATLHGHRTSISLEDAFWDELKIIAERRKVSFAALLAEIDDSRPADSNLSSSLRVYVLNWLKTR
- a CDS encoding AsmA-like C-terminal region-containing protein, producing MLGRILVFLGGLLALVLFSALLIPYFVDWTDFRRDFEDQASRILGKKVVVHGRVEARLLPFPSVTLHDVRAGTDADGSPLIQVARFSMDAELAPFLSGEARIFDMRIEEPKAKIRLLKDGTLDWMRGSRAEIPARTVVLESVQIEGGQIEFIDEQSGRNRVVTGLNADMSANSLAGPWKAEGRAAVDGHPGSFSLSSSEPDYANGRMGLRLRLVPDEHPVEVDLDGAIAATAGKPAYSGSFSFSFREDEKQKQQAGQSLFSSPRTRGSFELTNESVRIPSYRMELGASENPYIVTGEATLDTGAKPEFLLTADGQQIDVARFAPPVVQTGKTSRQPTVSVRQRVEAFAAMVARIPVPPVPGKASISLPALVSDDTTIRDIRLDVRPDGSGWQVVNAVATLPGRTQLEAKGSLTLLGGPAFNGNLLLASNQPSGLANWLSGSVDPAIRQLNAAGFSADVSLTTLNQRFNNLELAIGDASLKGELERRSDGKTSNLSIDLAGNEIDLDALRALGSLALGDQVGSSVLDHRITAKFKADRFNMAGVTANHVETAFTMAGGVLSLENMTAGDIAGAEVKAKGQLQGSLLKYAGKGTVNLHAADMQPFFTMLQQKLPDHPFLSRLAASAPWYANSDLAMDVSVNSDNGGANVAVSGTVNGSRLSAVAKMPDFLSITDDTAMSLEAVLKNQSTAILFGQAGLDPLPFDADGEGLLSVKLNGTLGSPAQTELRFSTERTHFSMNGSFAVAAANFGEGSADVALESADIEPYLIMNAVGLPQLGGGMAVKANAKVAVDGQKIAFSSIGGQAGGNPFSGNVTVQRAAPHPVTGELSVRTADLAWLGDVIYGPVIDPETGALNAKPLAMPAFPQLKASLALKAESFEAGPFGTVTGVSAKLTHDAGSLSLDDVAGTFMGGKLAGRLAMSTGEGAGIFRSKIAVTDANPEPILWANANGPVATGRVAIDLTAESTGKSVGEMLKSAGGSGEVRASGLVLKGLNPGALPPILQAADGLQQPIDAPKVRPLVDQSLWQGEIALGDVALPFSLNGGALHFKNLRAGIDPVTLTADATVDIAASTVNGDLNLLFNPGTETVAGAEPSVRLNYNGPLAAPALTTDVSALSNYLSLRAFEKERRRVEAMQASVLEKQRLRREVALYRSQAAERQAEKERAEAEAKAKAEEEARLKAAAEERLRQEKEQQERLQQQQQQQPAPERKSAPALVVPPTEDAIRQLAPENAPATP